CTCGGCCCGCGCCAGTTCGCGCCGGAATGCCGCCGGGGCCAGGCGCGCCGCCCCGCGCGCTGCGAGCGCCATCCCGAAGGCCGCTGTGACGCCGATCGCGGGCGCCCCGCGCACGAGCATGTCCCGGATCGCCGCGGCGACCTCGGCCGCGGTGCGCAGCGGCCGGTAGACGACGCGCCCGGGCAGCAGCGTCTGGTCCAGCAGTTCGAGGCGTCCCCTCTTCCAGCGCAGCGTCTCGACCATCGTCCCTCCCACGAATTTCCGATAAGTATACAACACGGTCGCCTGCAGTTTCGGACGCTGATCCGGGCGAACCCTACCGGTCTTCGCCGCGGCCAAATTCCTCGAGCCACTCCTCGACTTCGTCGGGCGTCGGCGCCCCGGGTTTTTCTGGGACCGCGCCCTCCGGGAACGTCGCGGCGATCGCGGCCGCGAAGTCCTGGCTGCGCACGACGCGCGCGCCCTGGCTCGCCGCGGCCCGAGCCACGGCGCGATCCGACGTGACGACCTCGACCTGGCGCGGCCGCGCCGCCGCCCGCACCCGGCGGAGGATCAGCGCGTCCGCCGGCTCGCCCACGGCCCACTCGACGTCGATGCCGGCCCGGGACGTGCGCCGCGGCCCGTCGGCAAGCCGCCCGTAGTGGCCGTCGAAGACGAGCAGCAGCGGCTCGCGGCTGCGCCGGCGCCCGCGCCAGGCAACGAGCAGCCGCAGCAACCGCTCCTCCTTGTCGGGCTGCGAGAGCGCCAGGCCGAAGGCTCCCGCCGCCCCGATCAGGTTGTGCCCGTCGACGATCCGCACCGCGTCCTCCCGCTCTCCGCTGTCTCCGGCCGCGATTATCCGCCGGCCGCCGGCGCGGGCGCAACGGCGCGCGACACCCTGAGCGTGTGGCAAATCCCGGCCCGCGGTGCTACGCTCATGATCAATGCCCCCTTCCACGGACGCGTTGCGCGACCGGGTCCTCGCCCTGCTGCGCGCGGCGGGCGCGCGACCGATGGGCCTGCGCGACATCCAGCACCGCCTGGACGTGCCCGCCGGCGGCAAGCGCGGGCTCCAGTCGCTGTTGCGTCAGCTCTGCGAGTCGGGGGAACTGGTGCGCACGCGCGGCCGGCGCTTCGGCGCGGCCGCCGAGATGAACCTCGCCCCCGGTCGCCTGCAGGTGCACCCCGACGGCTACGGCTTCGTTGCCCTCGAGGGCGACGGCGGGGGCGACGTGTTCGTTCCCGCCCGCGAGATGGGCGGCGCCCTCCACGGCGACCGGGTCCTCGTGCGCATCGAGGGCCAGGGACGGGGGGGGCGCGGCCCCGAGGGGACGGTCATCCGCGTGCTCTCCCGCGCGCGGACGACGGTCGTCGGCCGCGTCGAGCGCACCGGCGAGTACGCCTACCTGACGCCGTCCGACCGGCGGCTGACGCAGGACGTGTTCATCCCCGACGGGCGCACCGGCGGGGCCCTGACCGGACAGGTGGTCGTCGCGGAGATCACGGCGTGGCCCGCGGCGCGCCGGCCCGCGGAGGCGACGGTCGTCGAGATCCTCGGCAAGGAGGGTGACCCCGGCGTCGCCGAGGAGGTGATCATCCGCCAGTTCGACCTGCCGCACCGCTTCCCGCGGCGGGTGCTGCTCGACGCGGAGGCCGTGCCCGCCGAGGTCGGGCCGGCGGCGCGCGCCGGCCGCAGCGACCTGCGCGGCCTGCTCACGGTGACCATCGACGGCGAGACGGCGCGCGACTTCGACGACGCGATCTCGGTCGAGCAGACTCCCAAGG
This sequence is a window from bacterium. Protein-coding genes within it:
- the mtnA gene encoding S-methyl-5-thioribose-1-phosphate isomerase (isomerizes methylthioribose-1-phosphate into methylthioribulose-1-phosphate; involved in methionine salvage pathway), encoding MVETLRWKRGRLELLDQTLLPGRVVYRPLRTAAEVAAAIRDMLVRGAPAIGVTAAFGMALAARGAARLAPAAFRRELARAE
- a CDS encoding NYN domain-containing protein; amino-acid sequence: MRIVDGHNLIGAAGAFGLALSQPDKEERLLRLLVAWRGRRRSREPLLLVFDGHYGRLADGPRRTSRAGIDVEWAVGEPADALILRRVRAAARPRQVEVVTSDRAVARAAASQGARVVRSQDFAAAIAATFPEGAVPEKPGAPTPDEVEEWLEEFGRGEDR